The following are encoded together in the Microbacterium sp. Root553 genome:
- a CDS encoding LysR family transcriptional regulator ArgP, with amino-acid sequence MKIDPELAATVAAVADEGTLDAASRVLRITPSAVSQRLKALEEQLGRVLLVRTKPARLTEAGEAVVRLARQMALLEHDALAGLGLQSEDAPRARIPLAVNADSLATWFLPPLARLSAVHDLDFDLHRDDQNFTARLLESGAVMAAVTSEATPVAGCSVSPLGVLEYHAMAEPAFVRRWFPDGVAAQALAAAPFVDFDRRDALQHEWLAAQGVEQQGVPRHYVPASHDYALAVRLGLGWGMVPVLQQGDGLVPLGGPPLRVALFWQQWNLRSSLLDTIAADIAAEARRVLSR; translated from the coding sequence GTGAAGATCGATCCCGAACTCGCCGCCACCGTGGCCGCCGTCGCCGACGAGGGCACGCTCGATGCGGCATCCCGCGTGCTGCGGATCACCCCGTCTGCGGTGAGTCAGCGCCTCAAGGCCCTCGAAGAGCAGCTGGGCAGAGTGCTGCTGGTGCGCACCAAGCCCGCCCGCCTCACCGAGGCGGGCGAGGCGGTGGTCCGGCTCGCCCGTCAGATGGCACTTCTCGAGCACGATGCGCTCGCCGGTCTCGGGCTGCAGAGCGAGGATGCGCCCCGCGCGCGCATCCCACTCGCCGTGAACGCCGATTCGCTGGCGACCTGGTTCCTGCCGCCGCTCGCTCGGCTCTCGGCCGTGCACGATCTCGACTTCGACCTGCACCGCGACGATCAGAACTTCACGGCGCGTCTGCTCGAGTCGGGCGCGGTGATGGCCGCTGTCACGAGCGAGGCGACCCCGGTCGCCGGCTGCTCGGTCTCGCCCCTGGGGGTGCTCGAGTATCACGCGATGGCGGAGCCCGCGTTCGTGCGGCGCTGGTTCCCCGACGGGGTGGCCGCGCAGGCTCTCGCGGCGGCCCCGTTCGTCGACTTCGATCGCCGCGACGCGCTGCAGCACGAGTGGCTCGCGGCGCAGGGGGTCGAGCAGCAGGGGGTGCCGCGGCACTATGTGCCCGCATCGCACGACTACGCGCTCGCCGTGCGGCTGGGGCTCGGCTGGGGAATGGTCCCGGTGCTGCAGCAGGGTGACGGCCTCGTTCCCCTCGGCGGCCCCCCGCTGCGGGTCGCGCTGTTCTGGCAGCAGTGGAATCTGCGCTCCTCCCTGCTCGACACGATCGCCGCCGACATCGCCGCGGAGGCGCGGCGCGTGCTGTCGCGCTGA
- a CDS encoding signal peptidase I, which translates to MSAPATRRGLREQGAERFAVPDAAGSEARGRGAMSRAGRLVVDVLLWAAAIAGTICMVLVVLALTAQITLIMFRTGSMSPTIPAGSVAVVQQVPAAEIAVGDIVTVDRPGDLPVTHRVTSVAPGGSGEQRVLTMRGDANAADDPYPYTVESVRVVLFSVPGIATVIVALGDPVVLGGLTIAATALVVWAFWPRRARGAPGADS; encoded by the coding sequence ATGAGCGCACCGGCGACGAGACGAGGCCTCCGCGAGCAGGGAGCGGAGCGTTTCGCTGTGCCCGATGCGGCCGGGAGCGAGGCACGGGGTCGGGGTGCGATGTCCCGGGCCGGGCGTCTCGTCGTCGACGTGCTGCTGTGGGCGGCCGCGATCGCCGGGACGATCTGCATGGTGCTCGTGGTCCTCGCACTCACCGCGCAGATCACGCTGATCATGTTCCGCACCGGGTCGATGTCGCCGACCATCCCCGCAGGTTCTGTGGCCGTCGTGCAGCAGGTCCCGGCAGCCGAGATCGCCGTAGGTGACATCGTGACGGTCGATCGCCCCGGTGACCTGCCCGTCACCCACCGGGTCACATCCGTCGCCCCGGGCGGGAGCGGTGAGCAGCGTGTCCTCACGATGCGCGGTGACGCGAACGCGGCCGACGACCCCTACCCCTACACCGTGGAGTCGGTGCGCGTGGTGCTGTTCTCCGTTCCGGGAATCGCCACCGTGATCGTGGCACTCGGCGATCCGGTGGTGCTCGGAGGGCTCACGATCGCGGCGACCGCGCTCGTGGTGTGGGCGTTCTGGCCGCGCCGTGCACGAGGCGCCCCGGGGGCCGACTCATGA
- a CDS encoding SipW-dependent-type signal peptide-containing protein: MEVHGDLDRQLIMAVTRRSMREGRLSRSRRIRAVLAGGLVFGVGATMTLAAWNDSEYSSATFTAGRFDIVGAVDGAAFSSHPTSTPIGSTAALTFSAPFGAMVPGTTVYALFSVKTANPSVTGSLQLSVASTAGTGLGPYLRYGVRTITGTTCNATTYPAGTAVVADNSTMSTAGTGTQTVAANGGSTVNYCIAVTLPSGADNGAQGLTAIQTWQILGTAS, encoded by the coding sequence ATGGAAGTTCACGGCGACCTCGACCGCCAACTGATCATGGCCGTCACCCGCAGATCCATGCGGGAGGGAAGGCTATCGCGGTCCCGTCGGATCCGGGCCGTCCTCGCGGGCGGGCTGGTGTTCGGCGTCGGCGCGACGATGACCCTCGCGGCATGGAACGACTCCGAATACAGCAGTGCCACCTTCACTGCAGGACGCTTCGACATCGTCGGCGCCGTGGACGGCGCGGCGTTCAGCAGTCATCCGACGAGTACTCCGATCGGTTCAACGGCCGCACTGACCTTCAGCGCCCCCTTCGGCGCGATGGTCCCGGGCACCACGGTCTACGCGCTGTTCAGCGTGAAGACCGCCAATCCGTCGGTGACGGGCTCGCTGCAGCTGAGTGTGGCATCGACGGCGGGCACGGGGCTCGGTCCCTACCTGCGCTATGGGGTGCGCACCATCACGGGAACCACGTGCAATGCCACGACGTATCCGGCCGGCACCGCGGTGGTCGCCGACAACTCGACGATGTCCACCGCGGGCACCGGAACCCAGACGGTCGCCGCCAACGGCGGATCGACGGTCAACTACTGCATCGCGGTGACCCTCCCCTCCGGCGCCGACAACGGAGCGCAGGGGCTCACGGCGATCCAGACCTGGCAGATCCTCGGGACGGCGTCCTGA
- the rplJ gene encoding 50S ribosomal protein L10: MAQKDASVAELTKSFENSSAVLLTEYRGLTVAQLKELRNSIRQDAEYAVVKNTLTKIAANKAGITALDDDLKGPSAVAFVHGDFVATAKALRDFAKANPLLVIKAGIFEGNALSADEVNKYAALESREALLAKAAGMMKATMGKAAATIDALREKLETAEAA; the protein is encoded by the coding sequence ATGGCGCAGAAGGATGCATCGGTCGCCGAGCTCACGAAGTCATTCGAGAACTCGTCCGCCGTTCTGCTGACCGAGTACCGCGGTCTGACGGTTGCCCAGCTCAAGGAGCTGCGCAACAGCATCCGTCAGGACGCTGAGTACGCCGTGGTGAAGAACACGCTGACCAAGATCGCCGCCAACAAGGCTGGCATCACCGCGCTGGACGACGACCTCAAGGGTCCGTCGGCCGTCGCGTTCGTGCACGGTGACTTCGTCGCCACTGCCAAGGCTCTTCGTGACTTCGCCAAGGCCAACCCGCTTCTCGTGATCAAGGCCGGCATCTTCGAGGGCAACGCCCTCTCTGCCGACGAGGTCAACAAGTACGCCGCGCTCGAGAGCCGTGAGGCTCTGCTGGCGAAGGCTGCGGGCATGATGAAGGCGACGATGGGCAAGGCTGCCGCGACCATCGACGCGCTTCGCGAAAAGCTGGAGACCGCAGAGGCCGCGTAA
- a CDS encoding amino acid ABC transporter ATP-binding protein, protein MSLTDPPHSPDPTPDDVSSPAPGPTADALLTARELRKSFGDNEVLRGIDLTLHRGEVVVLIGPSGSGKTTVLRALNGLETPDSGTIVVAGGPDIDFAPAAAVAPRVRARRRLALRDRSAMVFQHHNLFPHLTVLENVIEGPWRVQRRPKAEAVADARALLARVGLADKEDAHPHQLSGGQQQRVGIVRALALRPDLLLFDEPTSALDPELVGEVLLVIKELADEGWSMVVVTHELSFAREAADRVLFMDAGAVVESGTPAEIFGAPQHERTQRFLARILRPLDGA, encoded by the coding sequence ATGTCGCTCACTGACCCTCCGCACTCCCCGGATCCGACGCCCGACGATGTGTCCTCCCCGGCGCCGGGGCCGACGGCCGACGCGCTGCTGACGGCTCGAGAGCTGCGCAAGAGCTTCGGCGACAACGAGGTGCTCCGCGGCATCGACCTGACCCTGCACCGCGGCGAGGTCGTGGTGCTGATCGGCCCCAGCGGGTCGGGCAAGACGACCGTGCTGCGTGCGCTGAACGGGCTCGAGACTCCGGACTCCGGCACCATCGTGGTCGCGGGCGGCCCCGACATCGACTTCGCCCCGGCAGCCGCCGTCGCACCGCGAGTGCGGGCACGCAGGCGACTCGCGCTGCGCGACCGGTCGGCGATGGTCTTCCAGCACCACAACCTGTTCCCGCATCTGACGGTGCTCGAGAACGTCATCGAGGGTCCGTGGCGGGTGCAGCGTCGGCCGAAGGCCGAGGCGGTCGCCGACGCGCGTGCACTGCTCGCGAGGGTGGGGCTCGCCGACAAGGAGGATGCGCACCCGCATCAGCTCTCGGGCGGGCAGCAGCAACGTGTCGGTATCGTGCGGGCGCTCGCCCTGCGGCCCGACCTGCTCCTCTTCGATGAGCCCACCAGCGCCCTCGACCCGGAGCTCGTCGGTGAGGTGCTGCTGGTGATCAAGGAGCTCGCCGACGAGGGGTGGAGCATGGTGGTCGTGACCCATGAGCTGAGCTTCGCGCGTGAGGCCGCCGACCGCGTCCTCTTCATGGATGCCGGGGCCGTGGTCGAGTCGGGAACTCCGGCCGAGATCTTCGGCGCACCGCAGCACGAGCGCACCCAGCGCTTCCTCGCGCGCATCCTGCGTCCCCTCGACGGCGCGTGA
- a CDS encoding LysE/ArgO family amino acid transporter — MLSVLSGLGLGLSLIIAIGAQNVFVLRQGMRGEHVAAVVVICALSDALLIAAGVAGLGFLISSAPWLIVAARWAGALFLLAYGLLAARRAWRGGGQLRVDTVEGGARPRTADAGTGGRAGLASVVLTVLALTWLNPHVYLDTVLMLGSIAATHGEQRWLFAAGAIAASVLWFTALGFGARYLGRWLRTERSWRVLDALIAVVMIALAISLVLPVIAA; from the coding sequence ATGCTCTCCGTCCTCTCGGGTCTCGGCCTCGGCCTGTCCCTGATCATCGCCATCGGCGCCCAGAACGTCTTCGTGCTGCGACAGGGCATGCGAGGCGAGCACGTCGCGGCCGTGGTCGTCATCTGCGCGCTCTCCGACGCCCTGCTGATCGCCGCCGGGGTCGCCGGGCTCGGCTTCCTCATCTCGTCGGCGCCCTGGCTCATCGTCGCCGCCCGATGGGCCGGTGCGCTGTTCCTGCTGGCCTACGGCCTGCTCGCCGCGCGCCGTGCATGGCGGGGCGGCGGGCAGCTGCGCGTCGACACGGTCGAGGGTGGCGCACGCCCTCGGACCGCGGATGCCGGCACCGGCGGGCGCGCAGGACTCGCATCCGTCGTCCTCACCGTGCTCGCACTCACCTGGCTCAACCCGCACGTCTATCTCGACACGGTGCTGATGCTCGGATCCATCGCGGCGACGCACGGCGAGCAGCGGTGGCTGTTCGCCGCAGGGGCGATCGCAGCGAGCGTGCTGTGGTTCACCGCCCTCGGCTTCGGTGCGCGCTATCTCGGCCGATGGCTGCGCACCGAGCGGTCGTGGCGGGTGCTCGACGCGCTGATCGCCGTCGTCATGATCGCACTCGCGATCAGCCTCGTGCTGCCCGTCATCGCCGCCTGA
- a CDS encoding glycoside hydrolase family 15 protein codes for MPAPIEDYALLSDCRTGALVSREGSIDWLCLPRFDAPSLFGALLGEPRNGCWGLRPTEATAISQRHYVSDTFLLVTRWETADGVAEVQEFMPLHPTRSDVVRRIVGISGRVEFATELRLHFDYSRRLPWVRQVGTHDQPALHATAGPEAVIVRGVRLVAEDHVHRATFTVAADEVVDLTLSWFPSHEHPPKPLDVDEAIAATRSWWQGWASGIEHEGPYRAEVVRSLLVLRALTNKDTGGIVAAATTSLPEQFGGARNWDYRFVWLRDAALTLEALIAHGFLTEAHHWRRWLLRAVAGEPSEVQIMYGIAGERDLVERELSSLPGYDGAAPVRIGNGAVDQYQGDVIGEVLVALECARIAGLEEGDFSWPLQRALIEQVIASISRRDNGIWEIRGEPQWFTHSRVMMWAALDRGVRAVQEQGLAGDAGRWAEVRDGLRREIDERGVDAEHGYFTQHYGSTEVDASLLVLPQVGYCAPDDPRMLRTVEQIERTLLTDGFVRRYRTESGVDGLEGGEHPFIACSFWLVEQYASSDRLDDARDLMERLIAMTNDLGLLSEEYDVATARQAGNTPQALSHLSLIRAADALAGHAGRSAHRR; via the coding sequence ATGCCCGCTCCCATCGAGGACTATGCCCTGCTCAGCGACTGCCGCACCGGCGCGCTCGTCTCGCGCGAGGGCAGCATCGACTGGCTCTGTCTGCCCCGGTTCGACGCCCCCTCGCTGTTCGGGGCGCTGCTGGGCGAGCCGCGCAACGGATGCTGGGGCCTGCGCCCCACCGAGGCGACAGCCATCTCGCAGCGTCACTACGTGTCGGACACATTCCTCCTCGTGACCCGGTGGGAGACGGCCGACGGCGTCGCCGAGGTGCAGGAGTTCATGCCCCTGCATCCGACGCGCAGCGACGTGGTGCGACGGATCGTCGGTATCTCGGGGCGGGTCGAGTTCGCCACCGAGCTCCGGCTGCACTTCGACTACTCACGCCGCCTGCCGTGGGTGCGACAGGTGGGCACCCACGATCAGCCCGCGCTCCACGCGACCGCGGGACCGGAGGCGGTGATCGTCCGCGGGGTGCGTCTCGTCGCCGAGGATCATGTGCACAGGGCGACGTTCACGGTCGCGGCCGACGAGGTCGTCGACCTCACGCTCAGCTGGTTCCCCTCGCACGAGCATCCGCCGAAGCCGCTCGACGTCGACGAGGCGATCGCCGCCACGCGGTCCTGGTGGCAGGGGTGGGCGAGCGGCATCGAGCACGAGGGTCCGTATCGCGCCGAGGTCGTCCGCTCGCTGCTCGTGCTGCGGGCGCTGACGAACAAGGACACCGGCGGCATCGTCGCCGCGGCCACCACCTCGCTTCCCGAGCAGTTCGGCGGCGCGCGCAACTGGGACTACCGCTTCGTCTGGCTGCGGGATGCCGCGCTGACGCTCGAGGCCCTCATCGCGCACGGGTTCCTCACCGAGGCGCACCACTGGCGGCGATGGCTGTTGCGCGCTGTCGCGGGGGAGCCGAGCGAGGTGCAGATCATGTACGGGATCGCCGGGGAGAGGGACCTCGTCGAGCGCGAGCTGTCGAGCCTGCCCGGATACGACGGCGCGGCGCCGGTGCGCATCGGCAACGGCGCGGTCGACCAGTACCAGGGCGATGTGATCGGCGAAGTGCTGGTCGCGCTCGAGTGCGCGCGGATCGCGGGTCTCGAGGAGGGCGACTTCTCGTGGCCGCTGCAGCGCGCCCTCATCGAGCAGGTGATCGCCTCGATCTCGCGCCGCGACAACGGCATCTGGGAGATCCGCGGCGAACCGCAGTGGTTCACCCATTCCCGGGTCATGATGTGGGCGGCTCTCGACCGCGGCGTCCGCGCCGTGCAGGAGCAGGGCCTCGCCGGTGATGCCGGTCGGTGGGCCGAGGTGCGCGACGGCCTGCGTCGCGAGATCGACGAGCGCGGAGTGGATGCCGAGCACGGGTACTTCACGCAGCACTACGGGTCCACCGAGGTCGACGCGTCCCTGCTCGTGCTCCCGCAGGTCGGGTACTGCGCGCCGGACGACCCGCGGATGCTGCGCACCGTGGAGCAGATCGAGCGCACGCTGCTCACCGACGGGTTCGTCCGCCGCTACCGCACCGAATCGGGTGTCGACGGGCTGGAGGGGGGAGAGCATCCCTTCATCGCCTGCAGCTTCTGGCTGGTCGAGCAGTACGCGAGCAGCGATCGTCTCGACGATGCCCGTGACCTCATGGAGCGGCTGATCGCGATGACCAACGATCTCGGTCTGCTGTCGGAGGAGTACGACGTCGCGACCGCGCGGCAGGCGGGCAACACCCCACAGGCGCTGTCCCACCTCAGTCTCATCCGAGCGGCGGACGCCCTCGCCGGGCACGCAGGGCGTTCCGCCCATCGACGCTGA
- the rplL gene encoding 50S ribosomal protein L7/L12, translating into MAKLTTEELLEQFAGLTLVELNDFVKAFEEKFEVTAAAPVAVAGAGGGAAEEVEEKDSFDVILESAGDKKIQVIKTVRELTSLGLGEAKAVVDGAPKAVLEGANKEAAEKAKEALEAAGATVTLK; encoded by the coding sequence ATGGCTAAGCTCACCACTGAGGAGCTGCTCGAGCAGTTCGCCGGCCTGACCCTCGTCGAGCTCAACGACTTCGTGAAGGCGTTCGAGGAGAAGTTCGAGGTCACCGCTGCTGCACCCGTCGCCGTTGCCGGCGCTGGTGGAGGGGCCGCAGAAGAGGTCGAGGAGAAGGATTCCTTCGACGTCATCCTCGAGTCTGCCGGCGACAAGAAGATCCAGGTCATCAAGACCGTCCGCGAGCTCACCTCGCTCGGTCTCGGCGAGGCCAAGGCCGTCGTCGACGGTGCTCCCAAGGCCGTGCTCGAGGGCGCGAACAAGGAAGCAGCCGAGAAGGCCAAGGAGGCCCTCGAGGCCGCCGGCGCCACCGTCACCCTCAAGTAA
- a CDS encoding amino acid ABC transporter substrate-binding protein, whose translation MSRRLIAVTALVVAATALTACSGTASPESTSTSGGAGSDLGLITDGTLTVATEGTYRPFSFHDDGGTGDLTGFDVEIIQAVADKLGLEVEFQETQWDAIFAGLDAGRFDVIANQVTINDDRTAKYLFSTPYTVSPGVIVVAEDDDSISSFDDLEGKTTAQSLTSNWKDLATESGATVEGVEGWAQAVELLRQGRVDATINDKLTFLDYEKTTSDSGLKIAAETDEAGEQAFVFTKDKTALVDAIDTALDELRADGTLAEISDKYFGEDVTQ comes from the coding sequence ATGTCCCGTCGCCTCATCGCCGTCACTGCACTGGTCGTCGCCGCCACCGCACTCACCGCATGCAGCGGCACAGCCTCCCCCGAGAGCACCTCGACATCAGGGGGAGCGGGGTCCGACCTCGGCCTCATCACCGACGGCACCCTCACGGTCGCGACCGAGGGCACGTACCGCCCCTTCAGCTTCCACGACGACGGCGGCACCGGAGACCTCACCGGCTTCGACGTCGAGATCATCCAGGCCGTGGCCGACAAGCTGGGACTCGAAGTCGAGTTCCAGGAGACCCAGTGGGACGCGATCTTCGCGGGCCTCGATGCGGGGCGCTTCGACGTCATCGCGAACCAGGTCACCATCAACGACGACCGCACGGCGAAGTATCTCTTCAGCACTCCCTACACCGTGTCGCCCGGAGTCATCGTCGTCGCGGAGGACGATGACTCGATCTCCTCGTTCGACGACCTCGAGGGCAAGACCACCGCGCAGTCGCTCACCAGCAACTGGAAAGACCTGGCCACCGAGTCCGGTGCCACGGTCGAGGGTGTCGAAGGCTGGGCGCAGGCCGTCGAGCTGCTGCGCCAGGGTCGCGTCGACGCGACCATCAACGACAAGCTCACCTTCCTCGACTACGAGAAGACCACCAGCGACTCGGGTCTGAAGATCGCCGCCGAGACCGACGAGGCCGGCGAGCAGGCGTTCGTGTTCACCAAGGACAAGACCGCGCTCGTCGACGCGATCGACACCGCTCTCGACGAGCTGCGTGCCGACGGAACCCTGGCCGAGATCAGCGACAAGTACTTCGGCGAAGACGTCACCCAGTAA
- a CDS encoding glucose-6-phosphate dehydrogenase produces MAAATTLVIFGAGGDLTSRLLLPALGQLLTREPSRAVRIVGADRADWTDADLETVVKKAFASMDAADAASRVDVTYVRTDITEADDLRALLEGCTGQVALYFAVPPSVAEASIGALTSEMLPEGAMLVMEKPFGTDEASARALNRTLTALVPEGQIYRVDHFLGRSTTLNLLGARFANRILEPLWSADSIVSVDIVYDEALALEGRAGYYDAAGALVDMIQSHLLQVLAVLAMEEPATLDEVDFRAATSAVLRATTVWDDDPVASSRRARYTAGSVGGAQKPSYVDEPGVDADRRTETLAEATFEVRNARWAGTPFRLRSGKALGTPATEIVVRFRPVRHLPTGLTGSSDGAVLRFSLGPDRISLELNLNAADDPFELERAALSAELGEGALKAYAEVLSGVLDGDPLLAVRGDAAEECWRIVAPILDAWRRDEVPLDEYPAGSSGPADWPTLA; encoded by the coding sequence ATGGCCGCTGCGACGACGCTCGTGATCTTCGGTGCCGGGGGCGACCTCACCTCCCGGCTCCTCCTTCCCGCACTGGGGCAACTGCTGACGCGGGAGCCGTCCCGTGCGGTGCGCATCGTGGGGGCCGACCGCGCGGACTGGACCGACGCCGACCTCGAGACGGTGGTGAAGAAGGCCTTCGCCTCGATGGATGCCGCAGACGCCGCTTCCCGCGTCGACGTGACCTACGTACGCACCGACATCACCGAGGCGGATGACCTGCGCGCGCTGCTCGAGGGCTGCACCGGACAGGTCGCCCTCTACTTCGCCGTGCCGCCGTCGGTGGCCGAGGCCTCCATCGGCGCCCTCACCTCCGAGATGCTGCCGGAGGGGGCGATGCTCGTCATGGAGAAGCCCTTCGGCACCGATGAGGCGAGTGCCCGCGCCCTCAACCGCACCCTCACCGCCCTGGTCCCCGAGGGACAGATCTATCGGGTCGACCACTTCCTCGGACGCTCGACCACGCTCAACCTGCTCGGTGCGCGCTTCGCGAACCGCATCCTGGAGCCGCTGTGGTCGGCCGACAGCATCGTATCCGTCGACATCGTGTACGACGAGGCGCTCGCGCTCGAGGGGCGCGCCGGCTACTACGACGCGGCCGGCGCGCTGGTCGACATGATCCAGAGTCACCTCCTGCAGGTGCTCGCGGTGCTCGCTATGGAGGAGCCCGCCACGCTCGACGAGGTCGACTTCCGCGCCGCGACGAGCGCCGTCCTCCGCGCCACCACCGTGTGGGACGACGACCCGGTGGCCTCCTCGCGTCGGGCCCGGTACACCGCGGGATCGGTCGGCGGTGCGCAGAAGCCCTCCTACGTCGACGAACCGGGGGTGGATGCCGACCGCCGCACGGAGACTCTGGCGGAGGCGACCTTCGAGGTGCGCAACGCCCGCTGGGCGGGGACGCCGTTCCGGCTGCGATCCGGCAAGGCGCTCGGCACGCCGGCGACCGAGATCGTCGTGCGCTTCCGGCCCGTGCGGCATCTGCCGACCGGGCTCACCGGTTCGTCCGACGGAGCGGTGCTGCGGTTCTCGCTCGGCCCCGATCGGATCTCCCTCGAGCTGAATCTCAACGCCGCGGACGACCCGTTCGAGCTGGAGCGCGCCGCCCTGTCGGCCGAACTCGGCGAGGGCGCTCTCAAGGCCTATGCCGAGGTGCTGTCGGGGGTGCTCGACGGCGACCCGCTGCTCGCCGTCCGCGGCGACGCCGCCGAGGAGTGCTGGCGGATCGTCGCTCCCATCCTCGACGCGTGGCGGCGCGACGAGGTGCCGCTCGACGAGTACCCGGCGGGGTCGTCCGGCCCCGCCGACTGGCCCACCCTCGCCTGA
- a CDS encoding amino acid ABC transporter permease has translation MDNPWQLFLDSLGPIALAGVTVTVPLALVSFALGLVIAVGIALMRISVNPVLSGIARFYISVIRGTPMIVQLFVIFYGLGSIGLKIDPWPSAIIALSLNVGGYGAEVVRAAILSVPKGQWEAAYTVGMNRTRTLTRVILPQAARVSVPPLSNTFISLVKDTSLASLILVTELFKVAQQIASATLEFMVLYLAAALVYWVLCLILSFGQSALERRLDRNVAH, from the coding sequence ATGGACAACCCCTGGCAGCTGTTCCTCGACTCGCTCGGGCCCATCGCCCTCGCGGGTGTGACGGTCACGGTTCCGCTCGCGCTGGTCTCCTTCGCGCTCGGCCTCGTGATCGCGGTCGGCATCGCGCTGATGAGGATCTCGGTGAACCCGGTGCTCTCGGGCATCGCGAGGTTCTACATCTCGGTCATCCGCGGGACGCCGATGATCGTTCAGCTGTTCGTGATCTTCTACGGCCTCGGGTCCATCGGTCTGAAGATCGACCCGTGGCCGAGCGCGATCATCGCTCTGTCGCTCAACGTGGGCGGCTACGGGGCGGAGGTCGTCCGCGCGGCGATCCTCTCGGTCCCCAAGGGGCAGTGGGAAGCCGCGTACACGGTGGGCATGAACCGCACGCGCACGCTGACCCGCGTCATCCTGCCGCAGGCCGCTCGGGTATCGGTGCCGCCGCTGTCGAACACGTTCATCTCGCTGGTCAAGGACACCTCGCTGGCATCTCTGATCCTGGTGACCGAGCTGTTCAAGGTGGCCCAGCAGATCGCCTCGGCGACCCTGGAGTTCATGGTGCTGTACCTCGCCGCGGCGCTGGTGTACTGGGTGCTCTGCCTGATCCTCTCGTTCGGGCAGAGCGCACTGGAGAGGAGACTCGACCGCAATGTCGCTCACTGA
- a CDS encoding SipW-dependent-type signal peptide-containing protein: protein MVQKDTTRKVRAVLAGGLVLGVGIGVTLAAWNDSEFASGTFTAGSFNLEGSTTSATTAYASHNVDNGDTAASLVFQLPAVASSMAPGDVVYAPFWVRLDSTTTNSATLLPTGVTAGAGGNTANLAYTVTAIAPGATCGAAATGTLVASGATLAAQTGATSVPLTKGSAAGTAGTPVQLCFAVTAGSGLTQGAAATATWKFTATSTAN, encoded by the coding sequence ATGGTTCAGAAGGACACGACACGGAAAGTGCGGGCCGTTCTGGCCGGCGGGTTGGTGCTCGGCGTGGGAATCGGGGTGACACTCGCCGCGTGGAACGATTCGGAGTTCGCGTCGGGGACGTTCACCGCCGGATCCTTCAATCTCGAGGGCTCGACGACGAGCGCCACGACTGCGTATGCCAGTCACAACGTGGACAACGGCGACACCGCGGCCTCGCTGGTGTTCCAGCTCCCAGCCGTCGCCTCGTCGATGGCGCCGGGTGACGTGGTCTACGCTCCGTTCTGGGTGCGTCTCGACAGCACGACGACGAACAGCGCGACACTCCTGCCCACGGGGGTCACCGCCGGGGCGGGCGGCAACACCGCGAACCTCGCCTACACCGTGACGGCCATCGCGCCGGGTGCGACCTGCGGGGCGGCGGCGACGGGAACGCTCGTCGCGTCGGGTGCCACTCTCGCCGCACAGACCGGCGCCACCTCGGTGCCGCTGACCAAGGGGTCGGCGGCAGGCACCGCGGGCACTCCGGTGCAGCTGTGCTTCGCCGTCACGGCCGGATCCGGCCTCACCCAGGGCGCCGCGGCGACCGCGACATGGAAGTTCACGGCGACCTCGACCGCCAACTGA
- a CDS encoding YqaJ viral recombinase family protein encodes MTPELRARIVADSRDRVAWMRARSRGITATDVAGLTSERSITRAADSKLGGGPRFGGNAYTDHGRRREPEIAAWVAATHGILPSSALFRAEVEHRHLATPDGIAVDADGRIELAEIKTTNKAFRGIPRTYLRQIWWQQHVLGAERTLFVWEEHVDFAPIHDEPRCVWIDRDDREIAKLVGLATDLIDELYRRTTGMQVPPRIAEAAAAAAASRREHLRERDAFRALALAD; translated from the coding sequence GTGACTCCCGAACTCCGCGCACGCATCGTCGCGGATTCCCGTGACCGTGTGGCCTGGATGCGGGCCCGCTCGCGCGGCATCACCGCGACGGATGTCGCAGGACTCACCAGCGAGCGTTCGATCACCCGCGCTGCCGACTCCAAGCTCGGCGGCGGTCCCCGCTTCGGCGGCAACGCCTACACCGATCACGGCCGACGCCGAGAGCCCGAGATCGCCGCGTGGGTGGCGGCGACGCACGGCATCCTTCCCTCGTCGGCCCTGTTCCGCGCCGAGGTCGAGCACCGCCACCTGGCGACCCCCGACGGCATCGCCGTCGATGCCGACGGCCGCATCGAGCTCGCCGAGATCAAGACCACCAACAAGGCCTTCCGCGGCATCCCCCGCACGTACCTGCGCCAGATCTGGTGGCAGCAGCACGTGCTCGGCGCCGAGCGCACGCTCTTCGTCTGGGAGGAGCACGTCGACTTCGCTCCGATCCACGACGAGCCGCGGTGCGTCTGGATCGACCGCGACGACCGCGAGATCGCGAAGCTCGTCGGTCTCGCCACCGACCTCATCGACGAGCTCTACCGACGGACCACCGGCATGCAGGTGCCGCCCCGGATCGCCGAAGCCGCGGCGGCCGCCGCCGCCAGCCGTCGTGAGCACCTGCGCGAGCGCGACGCCTTCCGCGCACTGGCGCTCGCCGACTGA